The following are encoded together in the Plasmodium cynomolgi strain B DNA, scaffold: 0013, whole genome shotgun sequence genome:
- a CDS encoding CYIR protein (putative;~vir-type antigen): MDTLTREEWDRISEDSHFNKKYEVFDKNVSYSSKISNVCDSLTITNTKITKELCNKVAANLQYVYDIKEEDKKKNTCRLYKYWTYNQMWKIIGNNNDPNHVESVITDFVNICESVRKNNSNYNCQYDFHNKNFQNLKEHLEKNFCMTILKTLILLK, translated from the exons ATGGATACCTTAACTAGGGAAGAATGG GATCGTATTTCAGAGGAttcccattttaataaaaaatatgaagtatttgataaaaatgtaagcTATAGTAGTAAAATAAGTAATGTGTGCGATTCATTAACGATCACTAATACTAAGATTACGAAAGAACTTTGTAATAAAGTAGCCGCAAATTTACAGTATGTATATGACATAAAGGaagaggacaaaaaaaaaaatacttgtcGACTATACAAATACTGGACATATAATCAAATGTGGAAAATTATTGGAAATAATAATGATCCTAATCATGTAGAAAGTGTTATAACAGATTTTGTGAATATATGTGAAAGTGttcgtaaaaataatagtaaTTATAATTGTCAATATGATTTTCATAACAAGAATTtccaaaatttgaaagaacacttagaaaaaaatttttgcatgactattttaaaaactttgATTCTATTAAAA